One segment of Fusarium oxysporum f. sp. lycopersici 4287 chromosome 7, whole genome shotgun sequence DNA contains the following:
- a CDS encoding beta-glucosidase, translating to MADINVEEVLKKLSLAEKVSLLAGIDFWHTKSFPEHGVPSLRLSDGPNGVRGTRFFNGIPAACFPCGTGLGATFNQELLEEAGKKMGEEAIGKSAHVILGPTINMQRSPLGGRGFESIGEDPFLAGLGAAALVRGIQSTGVQSTIKHFVCNDQEHKRMSVQAIITERALREIYALPFQLVVRDSQPGAFMTSYNGVNGTACSENKKLLNDMLREEWGWEGLIMSDWYGTYSVTDSIKAGLDLEMPGPTRWRGDVLNFAAACEKVWGHVIDDRAREVLKFVKKCAASGVKENGPEKTLDTPETAALLRKIGNESIVLLKNEKSLLPLAKDKKTLVIGPNAKVATYHGGGSASLAAYYAVTPYDGIAEKLGSQPAYTIGAYTHKLSPLLGSQTKGEDGKAGMSWKVYNKPPSDSSRKPVDELWLAKSEMHLVDYYNSELEDLWFANLEGILEVEEDSTYEFGVIVCGTANLYVNDELVVDNSTKQIAGDAFFGTATREELGRKDLKKGEKYKIRIEFASAPSFTLKLDNPVVGHGSLRVGASKVIDTKQEIERSVALAKEHDQVIICAGLNSDWETEGSDRESMKLPGALDELISAVAAANPQTAVVMQTGTPEEMPWLDEVPAVIQAWYGGNETGNCIADILFGDANPSGKLSLSFPKRLTDVPAFLNFRTEAGRTLYGEDVYMGYRYYEFADRAVNFPFGHGLSYTTFAFSDLNVSSNEGKLTTSVIIKNTGSVRGAEVAQLYVRPMQAAKVNRPVKELKGFAKVELDAGESKTVTITELEKYTAAYFDEEKDKWCVEAGEYEVIISDSSAVTDKALKGSFKVDETYWWSGI from the exons ATGGCTGATATCAACGTCGAGGAGGTCCTAAAGAAACTGTCTCTCGCTGAGAAGGTCTCTCTGCTGGCAG GAATTGACTTCTGGCATACAAAGTCATTCCCAGAGCATGGAGTCCCATCTCTCCGTCTATCAGATGGCCCCAACGGTGTAAGAGGCACTAGGTTCTTCAACGGTATCCCAGCAGCATGCTTTCCCTGTGGCACCGGCCTTGGTGCAACCTTCAACCAAGAactgcttgaagaagcaggaaAGAAGATGGGTGAAGAAGCAATTGGAAAGAGTGCTCATGTAATCCTCGGTCCTACTATTAACATGCAACGTTCGCCTCTTGGTGGCCGTGGTTTTGAGTCTATAGGCGAGGACCCCTTCCTCGCTGGTCTGGGTGCCGCTGCGCTTGTTCGTGGAATCCAGAGCACAGGAGTGCAATCAACAATTAAGCATTTCGTATGCAACGATCAAGAACACAAGCGCATGAGTGTTCAAGCTATTATCACAGAGCGTGCACTCCGTGAGATCTACGCTCTTCCCTTCCAGCTGGTTGTACGAGACTCACAGCCCGGTGCGTTCATGACATCTTACAACGGTGTCAACGGAACTGCTTGCAgcgagaacaagaagctaCTGAACGACATGCTACGTGAAGAATGGGGCTGGGAGGGTCTAATCATGAGTGATTGGTACGGCACATACAGCGTCACCGACTCCATCAAAGCtggtcttgatcttgagatgccCGGTCCTACTCGCTGGCGAGGCGATGTCCTCAACTTTGCAGCTGCTTGTGAGAAAGTTTGGGGACATGTTATTGACGACCGCGCCCGAGAGGTCCTCAAGTTTGTCAAGAAGTGCGCAGCCTCTGGCGTTAAGGAGAACGGCCCAGAGAAGACACTCGATACGCCTGAGACAGCCGCTCTTCTCCGCAAGATAGGAAACGAGAGTATTGTCCTCCTCAAAAATGAGAAGAGCCTGCTTCCGTTGGCAAAGGATAAGAAAACGTTGGTCATTGGACCTAATGCCAAGGTTGCAACTTATCACGGCGGTGGCTCTGCCTCTCTAGCTGCCTACTACGCTGTGACACCTTACGATGGTATCGCTGAAAAGCTCGGTAGCCAGCCTGCTTACACTATCGGCGCATACACACATAAGCTGAGTCCTCTACTGGGAAGCCAGACCAAGGGTGAAGACGGTAAGGCTGGTATGAGCTGGAAGGTGTACAACAAGCCACCCAGCGACTCATCCCGCAAGCCCGTCGACGAGCTGTGGCTCGCCAAGTCGGAAATGCACCTCGTTGACTACTACAACTCTGAGCTCGAAGACCTCTGGTTCGCAAACCTTGAAGGCATTCTAGAAGTAGAAGAAGACTCCACGTACGAGTTTGGCGTCATCGTTTGCGGAACTGCCAACCTCTACGTCAACGACGAGCTTGTCGTCGACAACTCGACCAAGCAAATCGCCGGCGACGCGTTCTTCGGCACAGCGACCCGCGAAGAGCTCGGCCGCAAGGACctcaagaagggcgagaagTACAAGATCAGAATTGAGTTTGCCTCAGCCCCAAGCTTCACCCTCAAGCTGGACAACCCCGTCGTCGGCCACGGATCTCTTCGCGTCGGCGCATCAAAGGTCATCGATACGAAGCAGGAAATCGAGCGATCTGTCGCTCTCGCTAAGGAGCATGATCAGGTCATTATTTGTGCTGGTCTCAACTCGGACTGGGAGACGGAGGGCTCCGACCGTGAGAGCATGAAGCTTCCCGGAGCTTTGGATGAGCTCATTTCCGCTGTCGCAGCCGCGAATCCACAGACGGCTGTTGTTATGCAGACTGGTACGCCGGAGGAGATGCCCTGGCTGGATGAAGTCCCTGCTGTGATTCAGGCGTGGTATGGTGGTAATGAGACGGGTAACTGCATCGCGGATATTCTCTTCGGTGATGCCAACCCATCTGGCAAGCTATCACTGAGCTTCCCTAAGCGCTTAACCGATGTCCCAGCATTCCTTAATTTCCGAACTGAAGCCGGGCGAACACTTTACGGTGAGGATGTGTATATGGGATACCGATACTACGAGTTTGCCGACCGTGCGGTCAACTTCCCCTTCGGCCACGGTCTCTCATACACCACCTTTGCCTTCTCAGACCTCAATGTTTCCTCCAACGAAGGCAAGCTTACCACAAGCGTGATCATCAAAAACACAGGTTCCGTGCGCGGTGCAGAAGTTGCGCAGCTCTACGTGCGCCCGATGCAAGCCGCCAAGGTGAACCGTCCCGTTAAGGAGCTCAAAGGTTTCGCAAAGGTTGAGCTAGATGCTGGCGAGTCCAAGACAGTGACTATCACCGAGTTGGAGAAATATACCGCTGCTTACTttgatgaggagaaagaCAAGTGGTGTGTCGAGGCTGGTGAGTACGAGGTTATTATCAGCGATAGCAGTGCTGTGACCGATAAGGCACTCAAGGGCTCAttcaaggttgatgagacATACTGGTGGTCTGGTATATAA
- a CDS encoding hypothetical protein (At least one base has a quality score < 10) yields MPNMALNGPGVYHRTREHEQEDASNITKNILAQSWKSWPNEAAFDRLEEHRGPLRLTVRGTFPSWAAGSLYRTGPGQSRVEDTARGTHFTTHWFDGFAQTHRFDIIPSEDNETQVWYSSRRQADEWIADVKKKGWRSGMTFGQKADPCIGIFAKVMTVFEPKLGNHNVALLANVPGVPEDEKTEVSNGVTGPLGHRVNTSNLFVSTDYTGIRRIDPSTLQPLGETTQYDLHPSLSGPCSCSHAQRDPDSGDLFNFNLAFGRVPTYRIFRVDAASGETEVLATISDLNVPPAYMHSFFLTENHVVICIPASHYAWRGLKTQWEGNIIDSMKPFDKERKCKWLVVDRRHGKGLVATFSTPAAFFFHSINAFEEKVKVEDGAERTDLFFDMAKYENMDIIKGFYYDVLMDRDDATKKYWFKNDRYKNCAPTLTRYRFRLPPKPTPDTTFSASAEEVLAIPSPHAGELPTIHPLRNGKPYRYVYSASLRGLTTSVDALVKTDLDTSEAFIWTGPEGHTPGEPVFVPRPGAVEEDDGIIFSLVVDGVNETAYILCLNGKTMEEMGRAQADFAIGQGFHGIHLPAA; encoded by the exons ATGCCGAATATGGCGCTCAACGGCCCGGGTGTCTATCACCGCACCCGAGAGCATGAGCAAGAAGACGCCtcaaacatcaccaagaacatCCTCGCCCAATCATGGAAATCGTGGCCTAATGAAGCCGCC TTCGATCGTCTTGAAGAACATCGCGGTCCTCTCCGCCTAACTGTCAGAGGCACTTTCCCCTCGTGGGCAGCTGGTTCTCTCTACCGCACAGGTCCCGGCCAAAGTCGCGTTGAAGATACAGCCCGCGGTACACACTTCACAACACACTGGTTCGACGGCTTCGCACAAACTCATCGCTTTGACATCATTCCTTCTGAAGACAACGAGACACAAGTGTGGTACTCATCAAGACGACAGGCTGATGAGTGGATTGCTGatgtgaagaagaaaggatgGCGGTCGGGAATGACGTTTGGACAGAAAGCTGATCCTTGTATTGGGATCTTTGCGAAGGTCATGACTGTTTTTGAACCCAAGTTGGGGAATCATAATGTTGCGCTTTTGGCGAATGTTCCTGGTGTGccggaggatgagaagacgGAGGTGTCGAATGGAGTGACGGGACCTCTTGGACATCGTGTAAACACGAGTAATCTGTTTGTTTCTACAGACTACACTGGCATACGTCGCATCGACCCATCAACTCTTCAGCCCCTGGGCGAGACCACGCAATACGATCTTCACCCTTCTCTCAGCGGTCCCTGTTCCTGCTCTCACGCCCAACGCGACCCCGACTCGGGAGACTtattcaacttcaaccttgCATTCGGCCGAGTTCCAACATATCGAATCTTCAGAGTCGACGCTGCTTCGGGTGAAACAGAGGTCCTCGCTACAATCTCTGATCTCAATGTTCCACCGGCGTACATGCATAGTTTCTTCCTCACAGAAAACCACGTCGTGATATGCATACCAGCATCGCACTACGCATGGAGAGGACTGAAGACACAATGGGAGGGAAATATCATCGATTCAATGAAACCATTCGATAAAGAGAGGAAATGCAAgtggcttgttgttgatcgACGACATGGAAAGGGGCTTGTCGCTACTTTCTCGACACCCgctgctttcttcttccacagCATCAATGCGTTTGAGGAAAAGGTTAAAGTTGAGGATGGTGCTGAACGGACAGACCTCTTCTTTGATATGGCCAAGTATGAAAACATGGACATCATCAAGGGGTTCTACTACGATGTTCTTATGGATCGCGACGATGCTACAAAGAAATACTGGTTCAAGAATGACCGGTACAAGAATTGCGCACCAACTCTCACAAGATACCGCTTCAGACTGCCCCCGAAACCAACACCAGATACAACATTCTCCGCTAGTGCAGAAGAAGTCCTCGCCATCCCAAGCCCGCACGCAGGCGAGCTCCCAACTATTCACCCGCTTCGCAACGGCAAACCCTATCGCTACGTCTACAGCGCCTCACTGCGCGGTCTAACAACCTCAGTCGACGCTCTGGTAAAGACAGACTTAGATACCAGTGAAGCGTTCATATGGACGGGACCTGAAGGGCATACCCCTGGCGAGCCGGTCTTTGTGCCAAGGCCTGGAGCggtggaagaagatgatggtatCATCTTCAGTCTGGTTGTCGATGGAGTTAATGAGACTGCATATATACTGTGCTTGAATGGCAAGACTATGGAGGAGATGGGTAGGGCACAGGCTGACTTTGCGATTGGACAGGGATTTCATGGCATTCATTTGCCAGCTGCTTAG